The following are encoded together in the Bicyclus anynana chromosome 2, ilBicAnyn1.1, whole genome shotgun sequence genome:
- the LOC112052394 gene encoding probable isoaspartyl peptidase/L-asparaginase GA20639 isoform X2 codes for MVDLLLELFRQNMYFVTLWTALLLINGYFAMEPVIIVHGGAGDIPQSRVKGKFDGVKVAVIAGHKVLLQGGSALDAVEAAVVSMEEDENFNAGYGSVLNLRGEVAMEASIMRGEDLNSGAVTLVKEFRNPISIAHKVLTDSPHSFLGGEGAKLFALEKGFSTVPPESLISENAKNALEEFLQHGEFGRTEIGVKNEGGVGTVGAVAIDKHGHIAVATSTGGMSGKAVGRIGDTPLIGSGTYADDNVGGVSTTGMTNRLNNTAGAITLSKNGDVGIYFSSTRMSWAYIKENKLFYGIEHNEVIADDYAP; via the exons CTGTTTaggcaaaacatgtattttgttACACTTTGGACAGCACTATTACTGATAAA tggATACTTTGCCATGGAGCCAGTAATAATAGTCCACGGTGGAGCTGGTGACATTCCTCAGAGTCGTGTGAAAGGAAAATTTGATGGAGTGAAAGTTGCAGTCATTGCTGGTCATAAAGTATTGTTGCAAGGTGGGAGTGCTTTAGATGCTGTTGAGGCTGCTGTTGTGTCTATGGAAGAAGATGAAAACTTCAATGCTG GCTATGGGTCCGTCTTAAATCTTCGTGGTGAAGTAGCGATGGAAGCAAGCATAATGCGTGGAGAAGATCTGAACTCTGGCGCAGTAACACTAGTCAAAGAGTTTCGCAATCCTATTAGTATCGCCCATAAAGTTCTTACTGATTCTCCACATTCATTTTTAGGTGGAGAAGGTGCTAAATTGTTTGCATTGGAAAAG GGCTTTTCGACAGTTCCACCAGAGAGTTTGATATCAGAGAATGCAAAAAATGCTCTGGAAGAATTTTTACAACACGGTGAATTCGGAAGAACAGAAATTGGTGTGAAGAATGAG GGTGGGGTAGGAACTGTGGGAGCTGTTGCAATTGATAAACATGGGCATATTGCTGTCGCTACAAGCACGGGAGGCATGAGCGGCAAAGCTGTCGGACGTATTGGCGATACACCTCTCATTGGTAGTGGGACTTATGCGGATGACAATGTTGGTGGCGTGTCTACTACAG GAATGACCAATCGTCTAAACAATACGGCAGGTGCAATTACTTTATCCAAAAATGGAGATGTTGGCATATACTTCAGCTCAACCAGGATGTCTTGGGCTTAtattaaggaaaacaaattgtTTTATGGAATAGAACATAATGAAGTCATAGCAGATGATTATGCTccttaa
- the LOC112052394 gene encoding probable isoaspartyl peptidase/L-asparaginase GA20639 isoform X1, with amino-acid sequence MVDLLLELFRQNMYFVTLWTALLLINGYFAMEPVIIVHGGAGDIPQSRVKGKFDGVKVAVIAGHKVLLQGGSALDAVEAAVVSMEEDENFNAGYGSVLNLRGEVAMEASIMRGEDLNSGAVTLVKEFRNPISIAHKVLTDSPHSFLGGEGAKLFALEKGFSTVPPESLISENAKNALEEFLQHGEFGRTEIGVKNEGGVGTVGAVAIDKHGHIAVATSTGGMSGKAVGRIGDTPLIGSGTYADDNVGGVSTTGHGESILKYCLAHSIIKLMENGSDANTATKEAVTGMTNRLNNTAGAITLSKNGDVGIYFSSTRMSWAYIKENKLFYGIEHNEVIADDYAP; translated from the exons CTGTTTaggcaaaacatgtattttgttACACTTTGGACAGCACTATTACTGATAAA tggATACTTTGCCATGGAGCCAGTAATAATAGTCCACGGTGGAGCTGGTGACATTCCTCAGAGTCGTGTGAAAGGAAAATTTGATGGAGTGAAAGTTGCAGTCATTGCTGGTCATAAAGTATTGTTGCAAGGTGGGAGTGCTTTAGATGCTGTTGAGGCTGCTGTTGTGTCTATGGAAGAAGATGAAAACTTCAATGCTG GCTATGGGTCCGTCTTAAATCTTCGTGGTGAAGTAGCGATGGAAGCAAGCATAATGCGTGGAGAAGATCTGAACTCTGGCGCAGTAACACTAGTCAAAGAGTTTCGCAATCCTATTAGTATCGCCCATAAAGTTCTTACTGATTCTCCACATTCATTTTTAGGTGGAGAAGGTGCTAAATTGTTTGCATTGGAAAAG GGCTTTTCGACAGTTCCACCAGAGAGTTTGATATCAGAGAATGCAAAAAATGCTCTGGAAGAATTTTTACAACACGGTGAATTCGGAAGAACAGAAATTGGTGTGAAGAATGAG GGTGGGGTAGGAACTGTGGGAGCTGTTGCAATTGATAAACATGGGCATATTGCTGTCGCTACAAGCACGGGAGGCATGAGCGGCAAAGCTGTCGGACGTATTGGCGATACACCTCTCATTGGTAGTGGGACTTATGCGGATGACAATGTTGGTGGCGTGTCTACTACAG GTCATGGTGAATCCATCCTCAAATATTGCTTGGCACATagcattattaaattaatggaaaaTGGGTCAGACGCTAATACAGCTACTAAAGAAGCAGTTACtg GAATGACCAATCGTCTAAACAATACGGCAGGTGCAATTACTTTATCCAAAAATGGAGATGTTGGCATATACTTCAGCTCAACCAGGATGTCTTGGGCTTAtattaaggaaaacaaattgtTTTATGGAATAGAACATAATGAAGTCATAGCAGATGATTATGCTccttaa